From Roseibium alexandrii DFL-11, the proteins below share one genomic window:
- a CDS encoding MBL fold metallo-hydrolase, whose translation MSVRLTILGCGSSGGVPRIGNDWGKCDPKEAKNRRRRCSLLVEKFGDNDCTTVLIDTGPDLRDQLLGANVQRMDAVLYTHAHADHLHGIDDLRAFMVRDRRRIPVYMDIATFDKAMAAFGYCFETPKGSSYPPILDRHAMTAGTPVVIEGPGGAIEFLPVEVTHGEINALGFRIGNTAYVPDVSDISRESFDLLTGLDLLILDCLRRNPHPSHFNLDDALSWTKDLAPKHAIFTNLHNDLDYETLKAELPDGIEPAFDGLQVLIDGALAETMPRIAADAG comes from the coding sequence ATGAGTGTCCGACTGACCATCCTCGGTTGCGGGTCTTCCGGCGGCGTTCCACGGATCGGGAACGACTGGGGAAAATGCGATCCTAAGGAGGCTAAGAACCGCCGGCGGCGCTGTTCACTACTTGTGGAAAAGTTTGGGGATAACGATTGCACAACGGTGTTGATCGACACTGGCCCGGACCTGCGCGATCAGCTTCTTGGTGCCAATGTTCAGCGTATGGACGCCGTGCTTTACACCCATGCACATGCTGACCATCTTCACGGGATTGATGATCTGAGGGCGTTCATGGTCCGCGATCGGCGGCGGATCCCGGTCTACATGGATATCGCGACATTCGACAAGGCGATGGCCGCATTCGGCTATTGTTTCGAAACGCCCAAAGGCTCCAGCTATCCGCCAATTCTCGATCGGCATGCTATGACGGCGGGGACGCCGGTTGTGATCGAAGGACCCGGCGGTGCGATTGAGTTTTTGCCGGTCGAAGTTACTCACGGTGAAATCAATGCCCTTGGGTTTCGGATTGGAAACACGGCCTATGTCCCCGATGTTTCAGATATTTCCCGTGAAAGTTTCGATCTTTTGACCGGGTTGGATCTGCTCATTTTGGATTGTTTGCGCCGCAATCCGCACCCCAGCCACTTCAATTTGGACGACGCGCTCAGCTGGACAAAGGACCTTGCGCCCAAACACGCGATTTTCACCAATCTTCACAACGATTTGGATTATGAAACGCTGAAAGCTGAGCTGCCGGATGGCATCGAGCCGGCTTTTGATGGTCTTCAAGTTCTGATCGACGGTGCATTGGCGGAA
- a CDS encoding TatD family hydrolase has product MIVDSHCHLDFPDFDGERDELIARAKEAGVELMVTICTHVRKFDQVRAIAEAYPEVYCSVGTHPHNAGTERGIPVDEIVKLAEHPKVVAIGEAGLDYFYDKAPRDAQAEGLRIHIEAARQTGLPLVIHSRDADDDMAAILREEMGKGTFPALLHCFSSGRDLALTGIELGLYVSFSGILTFKKSEELRDIARELPADRLLVETDAPYLAPQPRRGKRNEPAYTAMTAAVLAEVRGVSEEEIARQTTANFFRLFKKVPKPESVSNEVAGAA; this is encoded by the coding sequence ATGATTGTTGACAGCCACTGCCACCTTGATTTTCCAGACTTTGACGGTGAGCGCGACGAGCTTATTGCCCGGGCAAAAGAAGCGGGCGTCGAGTTGATGGTGACGATTTGCACACATGTCCGCAAGTTCGATCAGGTGCGCGCCATCGCTGAAGCCTACCCGGAGGTTTACTGTTCTGTCGGCACCCATCCGCACAATGCAGGCACCGAACGCGGTATCCCGGTCGATGAGATCGTCAAACTGGCCGAGCATCCGAAAGTTGTCGCCATTGGTGAAGCTGGTCTCGACTACTTTTATGACAAGGCGCCGCGGGACGCGCAGGCAGAAGGCCTGCGGATCCATATCGAGGCAGCGAGGCAGACTGGTTTGCCTTTGGTCATTCATTCCCGCGATGCGGATGACGACATGGCGGCGATCCTGCGCGAGGAAATGGGGAAGGGAACCTTCCCTGCGTTGCTCCACTGTTTCTCGTCTGGCCGCGATCTTGCTCTGACCGGAATTGAACTTGGCCTCTACGTATCGTTCTCCGGCATCCTGACGTTTAAAAAATCCGAGGAGTTGCGCGACATCGCCCGGGAGTTGCCGGCCGATCGGCTGCTTGTGGAAACCGACGCCCCTTACCTTGCCCCCCAGCCGCGACGCGGCAAACGAAATGAGCCGGCTTACACCGCAATGACAGCGGCAGTTTTGGCGGAGGTTCGCGGCGTGAGCGAGGAAGAAATCGCCAGACAGACCACAGCAAACTTCTTCCGTCTTTTCAAAAAAGTACCGAAGCCAGAAAGTGTTTCGAACGAAGTAGCGGGCGCAGCATGA
- a CDS encoding DNA polymerase III subunit delta', whose product MARKNEPIETPEVDALPGVPLPHQRNVLIGHGETETSLLDAYRSERLHHAWILGGPKGIGKATLAFRFAKFVLAHPDRFGPQAAMAQDLSVPEDHPVVRQVAAGGHPNILHLRRPWDDKGKRFKTDLPVDEVRRTVSFFGTTASARAWRVCIVDAADDMNASSANALLKILEEPPERCLFLVLSHAPGRLLPTIRSRCRRLDLAPLSETDIANGLRDLAGHAIPDASGLSEIARTADGSLRAALTLLAGDGLAITQGTRKLAEAGSQMDLKALHALSDLVAARGQTDNWESFQHVAETWLHGQMRGSIAAGTGAAYAYVKLWEGTRKAIAESDALNLDRKQVVLDFFLKLRSVRT is encoded by the coding sequence TTGGCGCGCAAGAACGAACCTATTGAGACCCCTGAAGTTGATGCCCTGCCGGGTGTTCCCTTGCCGCACCAGCGCAATGTTTTGATCGGTCATGGTGAGACGGAGACGAGCCTTCTGGACGCTTACCGCTCCGAGCGGCTGCACCACGCCTGGATCCTGGGCGGACCGAAAGGTATCGGCAAAGCAACACTGGCATTTCGCTTTGCCAAGTTTGTTCTGGCGCATCCGGACCGGTTTGGGCCGCAAGCGGCGATGGCTCAGGATCTCAGTGTTCCGGAAGACCATCCTGTCGTCCGGCAGGTCGCCGCTGGCGGGCATCCGAACATCTTGCATTTGCGCCGGCCATGGGATGACAAGGGCAAACGGTTCAAAACCGATCTTCCTGTTGATGAGGTTCGGCGAACCGTCAGCTTCTTCGGAACAACCGCATCAGCGCGGGCCTGGCGGGTCTGTATTGTCGACGCTGCGGACGATATGAATGCAAGCTCTGCCAATGCTTTATTGAAAATACTTGAAGAGCCACCTGAGCGGTGTTTGTTCCTTGTCTTGAGCCATGCGCCTGGCCGATTGCTCCCCACTATAAGGTCCAGATGCCGCCGGTTAGACTTGGCTCCGCTCTCTGAAACCGACATAGCCAACGGCCTGCGCGATCTTGCTGGACACGCGATCCCGGATGCGAGCGGGCTATCTGAAATCGCTCGGACCGCCGATGGCAGCTTAAGAGCCGCATTGACCCTCTTGGCAGGCGATGGTTTGGCGATTACCCAAGGCACAAGGAAACTGGCGGAGGCCGGCAGTCAGATGGATCTGAAAGCCCTCCACGCCTTGTCTGATTTGGTGGCCGCCCGCGGTCAAACCGACAACTGGGAAAGTTTCCAGCACGTCGCAGAAACCTGGCTGCATGGTCAAATGCGCGGGTCGATTGCAGCCGGCACCGGCGCCGCCTATGCCTATGTGAAACTCTGGGAAGGCACACGAAAAGCGATCGCTGAATCTGATGCGCTTAATCTCGACCGCAAACAGGTTGTTCTGGATTTCTTTTTAAAACTCCGGTCCGTGCGGACATAA
- the tmk gene encoding dTMP kinase → MQGHFISFEGGEGAGKSTQIARLKAFLESLGKTVIVTREPGGSPGAEKIRAMLLSGEARDLGPRGEAMLFAAARADHVDTLIKPALDRGDWVLCDRYSDSTLVYQGEAGVDLNYLRLLETAAVAGVRPELTILIDVPAELGLARVQERAKTDTSGGPDRFEGEALRVHEGRRKRFLDLAAEEAYRFAVIDGSKDLEAVSASIQSAVEAAFQDQLTTDTPAQEAD, encoded by the coding sequence GTGCAGGGACACTTTATCAGTTTCGAAGGCGGTGAGGGGGCTGGCAAGTCCACCCAAATTGCCCGGTTGAAGGCTTTTCTTGAAAGTCTGGGTAAGACGGTCATCGTCACGCGGGAACCAGGTGGTTCGCCGGGCGCTGAGAAAATCCGCGCCATGCTCCTGTCCGGTGAAGCCCGTGATCTCGGCCCGCGCGGCGAGGCAATGCTCTTCGCTGCTGCGCGTGCAGATCATGTGGACACGCTGATCAAGCCAGCGCTAGACCGCGGCGATTGGGTCCTGTGCGACCGCTATTCTGATTCCACGTTGGTGTATCAGGGGGAGGCTGGCGTAGATCTCAACTATCTGAGACTCCTGGAAACGGCAGCTGTGGCCGGTGTCCGGCCAGAACTGACAATCCTGATTGATGTGCCGGCCGAACTCGGCCTTGCCAGGGTTCAAGAACGCGCGAAAACAGACACAAGCGGTGGTCCGGATCGCTTCGAGGGCGAGGCTCTTCGTGTCCATGAAGGCCGCCGAAAACGGTTTCTGGATTTGGCTGCGGAAGAAGCTTACCGCTTTGCTGTCATCGACGGGTCGAAGGATTTGGAGGCTGTCAGCGCATCCATTCAATCCGCTGTGGAGGCTGCCTTTCAGGATCAGTTGACCACAGACACCCCGGCGCAGGAGGCCGACTGA
- a CDS encoding D-alanyl-D-alanine carboxypeptidase family protein, whose protein sequence is MAFAIVGVQAEQLTTKAPKALLYEPASGTVLFAKDADVPFAPGALVKVMTAATVFKALSDGELTQDQLCTVSEHAWRTGGAPSGRGATMFAAIKSEISVEDLLKGLLVHNGNDSAIILAECLDGSETAFADRMNALAAEIGMANSNFGNPTGYEEAVSTTTVRDQVRLGEYLVEEHTERYSMFAIPEFTWNNIFQRNKNPLLGEIRNLDGLGGGAHSEDGYSGLGSIDRNGRRIIAAVAGLTSDNHRLAALKEIFEGTWEFYAVKTVFTAGETVAEGRVFGGVDGTVPLISEADIDVFLPRGGTLEYRLRVVYLGPLVAPIAAGTPAGELQVIGQDGVVHRAPLVTGASVPEGGLVGKALDSVQELLFGWIG, encoded by the coding sequence TTGGCTTTTGCTATCGTCGGCGTTCAGGCAGAGCAGCTCACCACCAAGGCCCCCAAAGCGCTTCTTTATGAACCGGCATCTGGCACCGTTCTGTTCGCGAAGGATGCTGACGTTCCCTTCGCGCCGGGTGCTTTGGTCAAGGTCATGACCGCGGCCACGGTCTTCAAGGCGTTGTCGGACGGCGAGCTGACGCAGGATCAACTGTGCACTGTCAGTGAGCACGCATGGCGGACAGGTGGTGCCCCGTCTGGCCGGGGTGCCACGATGTTCGCCGCAATCAAGTCAGAGATCTCGGTCGAGGATTTGCTGAAAGGCCTACTGGTCCACAACGGCAACGATTCTGCCATCATTCTGGCTGAGTGTTTGGACGGCTCCGAGACCGCCTTCGCTGACCGGATGAACGCGCTCGCTGCCGAAATCGGTATGGCGAACAGCAACTTTGGCAATCCAACCGGGTATGAAGAGGCCGTCAGCACCACGACGGTGCGCGATCAGGTGCGTCTTGGCGAATACCTCGTTGAGGAGCATACCGAACGCTATTCGATGTTCGCAATCCCCGAATTCACCTGGAACAATATCTTCCAGCGTAACAAGAACCCGCTCCTTGGCGAAATCCGAAATCTTGATGGGCTTGGTGGCGGCGCACATTCCGAAGACGGCTATTCTGGCCTGGGATCGATTGACCGCAATGGCCGCCGGATCATAGCCGCAGTTGCCGGGCTGACATCAGACAATCACCGCCTGGCCGCCTTGAAAGAAATCTTCGAGGGAACCTGGGAATTTTATGCCGTTAAAACCGTTTTTACAGCCGGAGAGACGGTGGCCGAGGGCCGTGTCTTTGGCGGTGTCGACGGCACTGTCCCGCTAATTTCTGAAGCAGATATTGATGTATTTCTGCCGCGCGGCGGAACCCTGGAATACCGGTTACGCGTTGTCTATCTAGGCCCGCTTGTAGCGCCGATTGCAGCTGGCACCCCTGCCGGAGAACTTCAGGTAATCGGCCAGGACGGCGTGGTTCACAGGGCACCACTCGTCACCGGCGCATCCGTTCCGGAAGGCGGCCTCGTCGGCAAGGCGCTGGACAGCGTGCAAGAACTTCTGTTTGGCTGGATCGGATAA
- a CDS encoding septal ring lytic transglycosylase RlpA family protein, translating to MRTFLMVAAAAGFVAACGSAPQEKAKFSPKKYGVKGSPKVVAAGKPVPKGGGRYVVGKKYKIAGKWYYPKHEPNYKNVGLSSWYGPTFHGRKTANGEVFDRNALTAAHTTMPLPSYARVTNLNNGRSMIVRVNDRGPFHGNRIIDLSERVANMLDTKSAGVAKVKVEYVGRAPLHGQDETYLMASYNGPGAVQPGTSRPGTLIAQNAPRLVVGPTQAPPPRPYRPSATLASVATPGTTIAAAFDPAIAFEAGSNSVQVAANNRFEPQSAARAPENGVLGTLTVPDDQGLTPGSAISSYMANQRVSDAHEMLTFASGSGLSLKLLARQAAVD from the coding sequence ATGCGCACTTTTTTGATGGTTGCAGCCGCCGCCGGATTTGTCGCGGCCTGCGGATCCGCACCGCAAGAAAAAGCGAAATTCAGCCCGAAAAAATATGGTGTTAAAGGCAGCCCGAAAGTGGTTGCTGCCGGAAAGCCCGTTCCCAAAGGCGGCGGTCGTTACGTCGTTGGCAAGAAATACAAGATTGCCGGCAAGTGGTATTACCCGAAACACGAGCCGAACTACAAAAATGTTGGGCTTTCATCCTGGTACGGACCGACGTTTCACGGCCGCAAAACTGCGAACGGCGAGGTCTTTGACCGCAACGCTCTGACAGCTGCGCATACTACAATGCCGTTGCCGTCCTACGCCCGTGTCACCAACTTGAACAACGGCCGGTCAATGATCGTGCGGGTCAACGACCGGGGTCCATTCCACGGCAACCGCATCATCGATCTGTCTGAACGGGTTGCGAACATGCTCGACACCAAGAGTGCTGGTGTTGCCAAGGTCAAGGTCGAGTATGTTGGCCGTGCGCCACTTCATGGCCAGGATGAAACCTACCTGATGGCATCGTACAACGGTCCAGGTGCAGTTCAGCCGGGCACCAGTCGTCCGGGCACTTTGATTGCGCAAAATGCTCCGCGCCTTGTTGTTGGTCCAACGCAAGCCCCGCCACCGCGGCCTTACAGGCCGTCTGCAACGCTTGCGTCAGTGGCAACACCGGGAACCACGATTGCAGCTGCGTTTGATCCGGCAATCGCCTTTGAGGCGGGCTCCAACAGTGTTCAGGTGGCAGCAAACAATCGGTTTGAGCCGCAATCGGCCGCCCGTGCGCCGGAAAACGGCGTACTTGGAACGTTGACCGTACCGGATGACCAGGGTCTTACCCCGGGCAGTGCTATCTCCTCCTACATGGCGAACCAGCGTGTGTCGGATGCCCATGAGATGCTGACCTTCGCCTCCGGGTCCGGTTTGTCTTTGAAACTGCTTGCACGCCAGGCAGCTGTTGACTGA
- the fumC gene encoding class II fumarate hydratase encodes MSQNVRTETDSFGALEIPADKYYGAQTARSLINFPIGGETMPRPLIHALGVIKQAAARVNAAQGKLDPKLADAIERAASEVAAGKLDDHFPLVVWQTGSGTQTNMNANEVIANRAIELLGGVVGSKTPVHPNDHCNMSQSSNDTFPTAMHISAATEIKEKLLPALAHLQSALEQKSEEWAHIVKIGRTHTQDATPLTLGQEFGGYAAQLALGMERVTEGLNGLYALAQGGTAVGTGLNTKKGFDTAFAAEVAANTDLPFHTASNKFEALAAHDACVYAHGALNTVAVSLFKIANDIRFLGSGPRSGLGELSLPENEPGSSIMPGKVNPTQCEAMTMVCAQVYGNQSTISFAGSQGHFELNVYKPVMAHAMLQSVKLLADASISFTDRCVSGIKANEDNITRLMERSLMLVTALAPAIGYDKATEIAKTAHKNGTSLREEALNLGYVSETEFDALVRPEKMIGPSD; translated from the coding sequence ATGTCTCAGAACGTCCGGACCGAAACAGACTCTTTTGGGGCACTGGAGATACCCGCAGACAAATACTACGGCGCGCAAACGGCCCGCTCCTTGATCAATTTTCCGATCGGTGGCGAGACGATGCCGCGTCCTCTCATCCATGCACTCGGTGTCATCAAGCAGGCGGCAGCTCGTGTGAATGCGGCTCAAGGAAAGCTTGACCCGAAATTGGCGGACGCGATTGAACGGGCCGCATCAGAAGTTGCCGCCGGAAAGCTGGACGATCATTTCCCTCTTGTAGTCTGGCAGACCGGTTCGGGCACCCAGACCAACATGAATGCAAATGAGGTGATTGCAAACCGCGCAATTGAGCTCCTTGGCGGTGTTGTCGGCTCCAAAACACCAGTGCACCCCAATGATCACTGCAACATGAGCCAGTCTTCAAACGACACCTTTCCAACCGCCATGCACATTTCTGCAGCCACGGAAATAAAAGAAAAGCTGCTGCCGGCGCTGGCGCATTTGCAGTCCGCTCTTGAGCAAAAATCCGAAGAGTGGGCGCATATCGTCAAAATCGGCCGGACCCACACCCAGGATGCAACGCCATTGACACTTGGCCAGGAGTTCGGCGGTTACGCCGCTCAGCTTGCCCTTGGAATGGAGCGTGTCACCGAAGGGCTCAACGGGCTTTATGCGCTGGCGCAAGGAGGAACGGCTGTCGGGACGGGCCTTAACACGAAAAAAGGCTTCGACACTGCATTCGCTGCCGAGGTCGCCGCGAACACGGACCTGCCGTTTCACACGGCATCCAATAAGTTCGAGGCGCTCGCAGCACATGATGCCTGCGTTTATGCCCATGGAGCGCTCAATACGGTCGCGGTATCACTGTTCAAGATTGCCAATGACATTCGGTTCTTGGGGTCTGGGCCGCGGTCGGGGCTTGGGGAGCTGTCGTTGCCGGAAAACGAACCCGGATCCTCGATCATGCCGGGCAAGGTCAATCCAACCCAGTGCGAGGCCATGACCATGGTGTGCGCGCAGGTTTACGGCAACCAGTCAACGATTTCGTTTGCCGGAAGCCAGGGGCACTTTGAGCTGAATGTCTATAAGCCAGTGATGGCCCATGCGATGTTGCAGTCGGTCAAGTTGCTGGCCGATGCATCCATCAGCTTCACGGACCGGTGCGTGTCCGGCATTAAGGCAAATGAGGACAACATCACCCGCCTGATGGAACGTTCCTTGATGCTGGTAACGGCGCTCGCTCCCGCGATTGGCTATGACAAGGCCACGGAAATCGCCAAGACAGCCCACAAGAACGGCACATCCTTGCGCGAAGAAGCGCTCAATCTCGGCTATGTATCGGAAACAGAATTCGACGCGCTCGTCCGCCCGGAAAAGATGATCGGCCCAAGCGATTGA
- a CDS encoding FAD-dependent oxidoreductase, producing the protein MESFAGDLREMARTPLHQSHVQAIRDLGTEVRFDAGTMIAEVGDPMDRFLYILEGSVEIIDTYTREAYLPSSLGPDQFIGEISFLSGGAYTLPLRAKEDTVLISVSRKDMLAAMSRIPEMSDIIISVFAARRRRQVEEHDTSLKLVGADIDRDVRRVAEFAARNKIAFQMIDLGSEDAEEIAQSCKLSGRQPAVVFGKNKVVDQPTPAKVAKLLGLAQHFECHETVDVLIVGGGPAGVAAAVYAGAEGLSAVLVEDLAIGGQAGTSSRIENYMGFPTGISGSDLVWRGEVQALKFGTRFLRPRRAEKLERRADGTFCVTLDNGKEICAKAVVVASGVQYRRLPLNRLEEFEGTGVYYAATDMEARYCRGADVIVVGGGNSAGQAAMYLSRAACHVHMLIRGESLAESMSDYLLSRLEADPSVTIHYKSQIKALEGGAALEKVVIDRNGAAWNLDCPAAFIMVGAAPNTDWLSKTCDLDERGFVLTGDKVGEQSQYTTSCPGLFAVGDVRAGSVKRVASAVGEGSVVISHVWQHVQGN; encoded by the coding sequence ATGGAAAGCTTTGCTGGTGACTTGAGGGAAATGGCTCGAACGCCTCTTCACCAAAGCCATGTCCAGGCGATCCGGGATCTGGGAACGGAAGTCCGCTTTGATGCGGGGACAATGATCGCCGAAGTTGGCGACCCGATGGATCGGTTCCTCTATATTCTGGAAGGGAGTGTCGAGATAATCGACACCTACACGCGGGAGGCTTACCTGCCATCCTCACTTGGACCGGATCAGTTCATCGGAGAAATTTCGTTTTTGAGTGGCGGGGCTTACACGCTACCGTTGCGCGCCAAGGAAGACACGGTATTAATCTCTGTCTCCCGGAAAGACATGCTTGCGGCCATGTCACGAATACCCGAGATGTCCGACATAATCATATCGGTTTTCGCCGCGCGCCGGCGCCGCCAGGTTGAAGAGCACGACACGTCGCTGAAGCTTGTTGGTGCGGATATTGACCGCGATGTCAGGCGGGTTGCGGAATTTGCTGCGCGGAACAAGATCGCGTTTCAAATGATTGATCTTGGGTCCGAAGACGCTGAAGAAATCGCGCAGAGCTGCAAGCTCAGCGGCCGTCAGCCAGCCGTTGTTTTCGGGAAAAACAAAGTAGTTGATCAACCCACACCCGCCAAAGTGGCGAAACTATTGGGCCTTGCACAGCATTTTGAATGTCATGAGACCGTTGATGTTCTCATCGTTGGCGGAGGGCCTGCCGGTGTTGCTGCTGCCGTTTATGCCGGAGCCGAAGGTCTTTCTGCCGTACTTGTTGAGGATTTGGCCATTGGTGGCCAAGCCGGGACATCCAGCAGGATCGAGAATTACATGGGCTTTCCGACCGGGATCTCCGGGTCAGATCTCGTTTGGCGGGGCGAAGTGCAAGCGCTCAAGTTCGGCACACGGTTTTTGCGCCCCCGGCGGGCCGAGAAGCTGGAACGGCGGGCCGATGGGACATTCTGTGTCACGTTGGACAATGGAAAGGAAATCTGTGCCAAGGCCGTTGTTGTCGCATCCGGTGTCCAGTATCGCCGATTGCCGCTCAACAGGCTGGAAGAGTTTGAAGGTACGGGAGTTTATTATGCCGCAACGGACATGGAGGCCCGCTATTGTCGCGGCGCTGATGTGATAGTGGTGGGCGGCGGAAACTCCGCCGGACAAGCTGCGATGTATCTGTCCAGGGCGGCGTGCCACGTCCACATGTTGATCAGGGGCGAGAGTTTGGCGGAGTCCATGTCGGACTATCTTCTTTCACGGCTCGAAGCTGACCCGTCTGTAACAATTCACTACAAGTCCCAGATCAAGGCGCTGGAAGGAGGCGCCGCGCTGGAGAAAGTCGTGATCGACCGGAACGGCGCGGCTTGGAACCTGGATTGTCCCGCTGCATTCATCATGGTGGGTGCAGCACCCAACACAGACTGGCTATCAAAAACCTGCGACCTGGATGAACGCGGCTTCGTGCTCACAGGCGATAAAGTTGGCGAACAATCACAATATACAACATCGTGTCCCGGTCTGTTTGCCGTTGGCGATGTTCGAGCTGGTTCGGTGAAACGGGTTGCTTCGGCCGTTGGTGAAGGATCTGTTGTGATTTCCCACGTATGGCAACATGTGCAAGGTAATTGA
- a CDS encoding ATP-binding protein, whose protein sequence is MPRRHSKLFKITSGRVLAGFVLLSAIVAVLSEPVIETYFQKQAGLQGQATLKLTVEGLKGALQRYEPLPSLIAERPSLVALLKSPTDPELLKRVNEDLRLSAYRLKASDVYVMDVSGMTLAASSYQKELSFVGRSFAYRPYFTQALEGGTGRFFALGTTSGERGYFFAAPIEDNERVIGVVAVKFTVDGFEQAWRNADHQIIVSDLRGVVFMASRPDWHFRTLRPLTRTEIAEIQANRQYPADGLLPLVNTVEPLTEDLNLITIEDEPSGYRYISSSEYISDAGWNVRILVSATRARTQAFAAVLILVLGIMLIGLAVAFYIQRRAQLLERLLTQQAAQEQLEVRVEERTADLNRTNAQLLDEVAERKAAETRLRKTQTELVQAGKLAALGQMSAALSHEFNQPLAAVKSYAENALKLLERQRTSETLENISRISEMTDRMASISKHLRNFARRPMEKVRPVALVQIVNDAIGILQPRLRGSGAKLNFSKPDEEIWVMGGHIRLQQVVVNLLTNALDAMKEQQPVQIDIALQTDADTCVLSVRDYGAGVSEDEMSQVFDPFFTTKQPGEGMGLGLSISYNIVKDFGGALRVSNHDEGGAIFAIELVLAGETANENLEARAQETAAE, encoded by the coding sequence ATGCCAAGACGACATTCGAAACTGTTCAAGATAACGTCCGGGCGGGTGCTCGCCGGGTTTGTGCTGCTGTCCGCGATCGTTGCAGTGTTGTCGGAACCCGTCATTGAGACGTATTTTCAAAAACAGGCCGGCCTGCAGGGACAAGCAACCCTGAAACTGACTGTCGAAGGGTTGAAAGGCGCGTTGCAGCGCTATGAACCCCTGCCCTCGCTGATTGCCGAGCGCCCGAGCCTGGTTGCTCTCCTGAAGTCGCCCACAGACCCTGAACTTTTAAAGCGGGTCAACGAAGACCTCCGGCTCTCTGCGTATCGTCTGAAAGCATCAGATGTTTATGTAATGGATGTGTCCGGCATGACGCTCGCTGCCAGCAGTTATCAAAAAGAGCTGTCCTTTGTGGGGCGGAGCTTTGCTTACCGGCCCTATTTTACTCAGGCACTCGAGGGGGGAACCGGCCGTTTCTTTGCGCTTGGAACGACCTCCGGGGAACGCGGGTATTTCTTCGCTGCCCCAATTGAGGACAATGAGCGTGTCATCGGCGTTGTCGCAGTCAAGTTCACCGTTGATGGGTTTGAACAGGCTTGGCGCAATGCAGATCATCAGATCATTGTGTCTGACCTCCGCGGTGTTGTCTTCATGGCCAGCCGGCCGGATTGGCACTTCCGCACCCTGCGTCCGCTGACAAGAACCGAGATCGCTGAAATTCAGGCGAACCGGCAATACCCGGCAGATGGGCTTCTTCCCCTGGTCAATACGGTTGAACCTCTCACCGAAGATCTCAATCTCATCACGATTGAAGATGAACCAAGTGGGTATCGCTATATCAGCAGCTCGGAATACATTTCCGATGCCGGGTGGAACGTCCGTATCCTGGTTTCCGCTACTAGAGCAAGAACGCAAGCCTTTGCGGCAGTTTTGATCCTTGTCCTCGGGATCATGCTGATTGGATTGGCCGTCGCTTTTTATATTCAGCGTCGCGCGCAGCTTCTTGAACGGCTATTGACCCAGCAGGCCGCACAGGAACAGCTGGAAGTTCGGGTTGAGGAGCGAACCGCGGATCTCAATCGGACGAATGCTCAGCTTTTGGATGAAGTTGCCGAACGCAAGGCAGCTGAAACCCGATTGCGGAAAACCCAGACTGAGCTGGTGCAAGCGGGCAAATTGGCAGCCCTTGGTCAGATGTCCGCAGCGCTCAGCCATGAGTTCAACCAACCCCTTGCCGCCGTGAAGTCTTATGCGGAAAATGCTCTGAAGCTTCTGGAAAGACAAAGAACATCCGAGACCCTGGAAAACATCAGCCGCATCTCTGAAATGACAGATCGCATGGCGTCAATTTCCAAGCATTTGCGGAATTTTGCGCGCCGGCCGATGGAAAAGGTTCGCCCTGTCGCTCTGGTTCAGATCGTCAATGATGCGATTGGGATCCTTCAACCCAGGCTCCGAGGGAGCGGCGCCAAACTCAATTTCTCTAAGCCCGATGAAGAGATCTGGGTTATGGGCGGACATATCCGCTTGCAACAGGTTGTGGTCAATCTTCTGACGAATGCGCTTGATGCTATGAAGGAACAGCAACCCGTCCAGATCGACATTGCACTTCAAACAGATGCCGACACTTGTGTGCTGTCGGTCCGGGACTACGGCGCCGGCGTCTCGGAAGATGAGATGAGCCAGGTTTTCGACCCCTTTTTCACAACCAAGCAGCCGGGCGAAGGCATGGGGTTAGGCCTTTCAATCTCATACAACATCGTCAAGGATTTCGGGGGTGCGCTTCGGGTTTCCAATCATGATGAGGGCGGCGCCATATTTGCGATTGAACTTGTTCTGGCCGGAGAGACAGCCAATGAGAACCTGGAAGCCCGCGCGCAGGAAACAGCCGCAGAATGA